The following proteins are co-located in the Manihot esculenta cultivar AM560-2 chromosome 7, M.esculenta_v8, whole genome shotgun sequence genome:
- the LOC110618866 gene encoding beta-glucosidase 12, with translation MGMASKHSLHLFGLLIVFLVSLLLVLTNQATAFDGDFIPLNFSRSYFPDDFIFGTATSAYQIEGAANKFGRGASVWDTFTHQYPERILDHSTGDVADGFYYRFKEDIQNVKNMGFNAFRFSISWPRVIPSGTRREGINEQGIEFYNKVINEIINQGMEPFVTIFHWDTPQTIEDKYGGFLSANIVKDYREYADLLFERFGDRVKFWMTFNEPWSLSGFAYDDGVFAPGRCSSWVNRQCRAGDSATEPYIVAHHLLLAHAAAVKIYRENYQETQNGKIGITLFTYWFEPLSNSTDDMQASRTALDFMFGLWMDPITYGRYPRTVQDLVGNRLLNFTEEETDLLRGSYDFIGLQYYTSYYAKPNAPYDPNHIRYLTDNRVTETPYDYNGNLIGPQAYSDWFYIFPKGIRHLLNYTKDTYNDPVIYITENGVDNQNNETEPIQDAVKDGFRIEYHRKHMWNALGSLKFYHVNLKGYFAWSYLDNFEWNIGYTARFGLYYVDYNNNLTRIPKDSAYWFKAFLNPENITKTTRTVSWDSRKAGKFYIM, from the exons ATGGGTATGGCATCTAAGCACTCTCTTCACCTGTTTGGGTTGCTCATCGTCTTCCTCGTAAGCTTGCTGCTAGTTCTTACTAATCAAGCAACAGCATTTGATGGTGATTTCATCCCATTAAATTTTAGTCGTAGCTATTTTCCTGATGACTTTATTTTTGGAACAGCCACTTCTGCTTACCAg ATTGAAGGTGCAGCAAATAAGTTTGGTAGAGGAGCTAGTGTTTGGGATACATTTACTCATCAGTATCCAG AGAGGATATTGGATCATAGCACTGGAGACGTTGCGGATGGTTTCTATTATCGCTTTAAA GAGGATATACAAAACGTGAAAAATATGGGTTTTAATGCTTTCCGATTCTCCATTTCATGGCCAAGAGTTATACCCA GTGGAACAAGACGTGAAGGTATTAACGAGCAAGGGATTGAGTTCTATAATAAAGTTATCAATGAAATTATAAATCAAG gTATGGAACCATTTGTTACTATTTTTCATTGGGATACTCCTCAAACTATTGAAGACAAGTATGGTGGATTCTTAAGTGCCAATATTGT GAAAGATTATCGTGAGTACGCAGATCTtctctttgaaagatttggtgatcGAGTCAAGTTTTGGATGACTTTTAATGAACCATGGTCTCTTAGTGGATTTGCCTATGATGATGGAGTTTTTGCTCCTGGTCGATGCTCATCTTGGGTGAATCGTCAATGTCGTGCTGGAGACTCGGCCACTGAACCTTATATAGTTGCACATCATTTGCTTCTTGCACATGCTGCAGCTGTAAAAATATATAGAGAAAATTAtcag GAAACTCAAAATGGTAAGATTGGAATAACACTTTTTACCTATTGGTTTGAACCTCTCTCCAATAGTACAGATGATATGCAAGCTTCTAGAACTGCTCTTGATTTCATGTTTGGATT gTGGATGGATCCTATAACATATGGTCGATATCCAAGAACTGTGCAAGATTTAGTTGGAAATAGATTACTTAATTTTACTGAAGAGGAAACTGATTTGCTTAGAGGATCATATGATTTTATTGGGTTACAATACTATACTTCCTACTATGCAAAGCCAAATGCTCCATATGATCCAAATCATATTAGATACTTAACTGATAATCGTGTTACTGAAACTC cttACGATTATAATGGTAATCTCATTGGTCCCCAG GCATATTCGGATTGGTTTTACATTTTTCCGAAAGGTATCCGACATCTTCTAAACTATACCAAAGATACATATAATGATCCAGTAATTTACATTACTGAAAATG GGGTTGATAATCAGAATAATGAAACCGAACCCATTCAGGATGCAGTTAAGGATGGTTTTAGAATAGAATATCATCGAAAACATATGTGGAATGCGTTGGGATCTCTCAA GTTTTACCATGTTAATCTCAAAGGTTATTTTGCATGGTCATATCTAGACAATTTTGAATGGAACATAGGTTATACGGCAAGGTTTGGATTGTATTATGTAGACTACAACAATAACCTGACAAGAATTCCTAAAGATTCAGCTTATTGGTTCAAGGCATTTCTGAATCCAGAGAATATAACCAAAACTACTCGGACTGTTTCATGGGATTCAAGGAAGGCGGGCAAATTCTACATAATGTAG
- the LOC110619165 gene encoding cyanogenic beta-glucosidase — MIMATKHSLQLLGMLFSLLTLLALTKPAIADDLDDVPADFNLTYFPDDFIFGTATSAYQIEGAANKSGAGPSVWDTFTHQYPDRIKDHSTGDIAVDFYDRFEEDLQNVKNMNFSAFRFSISWPRVIPSGRRSEGVNDEGIEFYNRVINETIRKGLEPFVTIFHWDTPQALEDKYGGFLSSNIVNDYRDYADLLFEKFGDRVKYWMTFNEPWSLSGFSYDDGVFAPGRCSSWVNRKCQAGNSATEPYIVAHHLLLSHAAAVEVYRKNYQTTQAGKIGITLFTFWYEPLSNRTIDIQAARTALDFMFGLWMDPLTYGRYPRTVQDLVGDRLLKFTYKETQLLRGSYDFLGLQYYTSYYAKPNAPIDPDYIRYKTDSHIIETPFDYEGNPIGPPAYSPWFYVFPKGIRHLLNYTKDIYNNPVIYITENGVDRYNDKNQTIEEVINDQFRIDYYKEHMWNALGSLKNYSVNLKGYFAWSYLDNFEWNIGYTSRFGLYYVNRSENLTRVPKNSAGWFSTFLQANQPKTGNVKSRNSRKVGRYYIM; from the exons ATGATTATGGCCACTAAACACTCTCTCCAGCTCTTAGGGATGCTCTTCTCCCTTCTAACTTTGCTAGCTCTTACTAAGCCAGCAATAGCCGATGACCTTGATGATGTTCCAGCAGATTTTAACCTTACTTATTTTCCAGATGACTTCATTTTCGGAACGGCTACTTCTGCTTACCAA ATTGAAGGAGCAGCAAACAAGTCGGGTGCAGGACCTAGTGTCTGGGATACATTTACCCATCAATATCCAG ATAGAATAAAAGATCACAGCACTGGAGATATTGCCGTTGATTTCTATGATCGCTTTGAA GAAGATTTACAAAATGTCAAGAACATGAATTTTAGTGCTTTCAGATTCTCTATTTCGTGGCCTAGAGTTATACCTA gTGGAAGGAGGAGCGAAGGGGTGAACGACGAAGGAATTGAATTTTACAATCGAGTTATTAACGAAACTATAAGAAAAG GTTTGGAACCTTTTGTTACTATTTTTCATTGGGATACTCCTCAAGCCTTAGAGGACAAATATGGTGGCTTTTTAAGTTCCAATATTGT GAATGATTATCGTGATTATGCGGATcttctttttgaaaaatttggTGATCGAGTAAAATATTGGATGACTTTTAATGAACCATGGTCTCTTAGCGGCTTTTCTTATGATGATGGAGTTTTTGCCCCTGGTCGATGCTCATCTTGGGTGAATCGTAAATGCCAAGCTGGAAACTCGGCCACTGAACCTTACATAGTTGCACATcatctccttctttctcatGCTGCAGCTGTAGAAGTATATAGAAAGAATTATCAG ACAACTCAAGCTGGCAAGATTGGAATAACACTCTTTACCTTTTGGTATGAACCACTTTCCAATAGAACAATTGATATACAAGCAGCTAGAACAGCTCTTGATTTCATGTTTGGACT GTGGATGGATCCTTTAACTTACGGTCGTTATCCAAGAACTGTACAAGATTTAGTTGGAGATAGATTACTCAAATTTACTTATAAAGAAACACAACTGCTTAGAGGGTCATATGATTTTCTTGGATTACAGTATTACACTTCATATTATGCAAAACCAAACGCTCCCATTGATCCAGATTATATCAGATATAAAACTGATAGTCATATTATTGAGACTC CTTTTGATTATGAGGGTAATCCTATTGGTCCACCG GCATACTCTCCTTGGTTTTATGTATTTCCAAAAGGTATTCGACATCTACTCAATTATACCAAAGACATATACAATAATCCAGTAATTTACATTACTGAGAATG GAGTTGATCGTTACAATGATAAAAATCAAACTATTGAGGAGGTGATTAATGACCAATTTAGGATAGACTATTATAAAGAGCATATGTGGAATGCACTCGGATCTCTCAA GAATTATTCGGTTAATCTTAAAGGTTACTTTGCTTGGTCGTATTTGGATAACTTTGAGTGGAATATTGGTTATACTTCAAGATTCGGTTTATACTATGTAAACCGCAGTGAAAACCTCACAAGAGTTCCTAAGAATTCAGCTGGTTGGTTCTCGACATTCCTGCAAGCTAATCAACCCAAGACTGGCAACGTTAAATCAAGGAATTCAAGGAAAGTGGGCAGATACTACATAATGTAA